GTTTCTAACAATTACCCACAAGTTTTACATACTCAATTTGACACGATCAAATGTAAGAAATCTCACGTAAATGAATGTCAATTTTAATTGAAAATTCCCCATTTATTTCATTTGTGTGTTTTACAACGGTTTCCTCTAATTGATGCGCAAAGAGCAGGGTCTCTTCAATGGCAAAAAACTTGTTTGTAAATTCTTCTCTAGTCATTATTTATATCGTCGTAAATTCTCTCTATCGCACCAAAGAATACGTTAAGAGAAACGTTCTCGTGAGCAAACATTCTGTAAAGAGTTTGCCTGGTTGTTCCTATTGACTCTGCAAACTCGTCTTGATTCTCATACTTCGGACTATTTGATATATAGGCTGAAATTAAGTCTGTAGAAGCAGCAATATCCCCTTCTTTGGTTAATTCAGAAATTTGCTCAATGATAAAACGGGGGTCAGCAAAACGCTCTTTTAAGCTTGCTCGCCTTGATTTAATATTTCTTACAACACTCATAAGTGCTCTCCTATTTTTCGTTCTTATATCTAATATTTGTTTTAGATATTTTATCATTTTTCATTTCTTTAAAACATTTTGCTATGGCCTTATCTTGTTCTTTTCCTTTTCCACTACCTAGTACTAGTAATGTTTTATTTTCTTCATCATCTTCAATAATCGTAAAGTACAATCTGTCTCCAGAGTTCCACTTTTTTTCATAGAGCCCGTCACCTAGACTTTTCGCATTTGTTACCAGTCCTTGGTTTTCGATTTTTTCAATGGCAGCTTCTACTTTGGTAAGTTTTGTTCCATCTATTTTATTGGCCCATTTCGTGTAGGTTTCAGGCTCAACATCTTCCTTTGGAACAACTGCTGTAAAAGTATCTTTGCTGGCCATTGGCTTCTCCTTGAAATGTAACATATTTACAACTAATGTTATACATGTATTACAGCAACAAGGGCATTTATCCATAATATCAAGGTCTTAAATACAGGTAATTTCTACAATTTTAGAGGGGGAAAGACAGCTTCTATGTTACATTTTTCTCAAGATTTAATTCTGTTGAGAAAATGGTAACTTGGTAAGTAAACACCTTCTTTCGGATGCCTAGTTTCCTCCTAGGTCAAATAACTTTAATTATTTGACCTAAAAATGCGCAAGACATACACCCACTTTTTGCAAGACATTAGTCAGGGACTTTTTGGGGAGATTTCGAAAATGTTCCTATTGTACTTTTTTTTGTACAGCACTTGAACTTTTTACATCTACCCATTATTTTTAACCTTTCAAAGTTATAATGTTCTTAACTCATTTGTTTGCAGGAGAGATTGTGAGATTATTTTATATAAGTTTATCAATGACGATTAATTTTTGTTCATTTGCAAAATCTGATTGTCCACAATATGAGTTAAAAAATGTTGTTTGTACTTACTCTGATGGCGAGAAGTTAAATATAGGAGATGTTAAGTTTTCGGGAAACACAGAATCAAGTTATGATGGAGACTTGATAGAGACTTACCCTAATGTTGAGTTTGTTGACTCTCTCAAAATTAATTCTTATTGCAAAGATGGGAAGCTCTATACAGTTCAAAATTTAGGTTTGCAGCAAGCAATAACTGTAATAGAGTTTAAGGATGGTAAAATAAAAGAAGCAGGGCAGGTTTTTGATTATGAATGTTTAGACCTGTGGTGCTCAGAGGGGCGCCATACATCTAAAGTTATAGATTTCGAAGGTTTTTGCATTGGATCTCGTCCATAAATTTTCAGAAAAATATCTCGGTAAACGAATCGTTATAGAAATTGCTTTTTCTTCGTGTAGACAACCTGTACCTAGAACAGGTGTTTTTTTGCAAATTTGCACCGAGAAAAATCTAATTTACATGATTCTGTACATAACTCCAATTATGTACAGAACAAATCTGCTCATTTAGGTAGTACTTTAGGTGTTACCTAAAACGTCCTTTTCATTTTCACTCAAATTTTCTACTCACGAAATTACGGATTTTCGCCATCGATTAAGTGCAATCTCTTGAAAGAGATCCGTTTTAGCATATTTTTTCGTCAACTTTGTAGACAATTTTCAAACCGACCGTGTAAATGTGGGTAAAAGAAAGTAAATGTTTATTTAATTTACTATAATGTCTCATTAATGTTTCTTCCCGCAAGGGAGCTTATATACGGATTTGGTAATGAATAATACAAAATATATTTTAACTCTTTTTTTCCTGCTCCAAACTCATCTCTTTGCAATTGGTACTTTTAAAAGTCTTTCTAATGTTTCACAAAGACTTAAATCAAGTGAAAATTTTGATTTCGAGAGCTTATTACAATCTGTAAAAATTGCAAAATCAGAAGAAGCAACAGTCGGACAAAAGTTGAGAGGAAAAAATGCTTTTTCGATACTGACTCAGGCCTTTAGAAAAAACTATGGAATCAATAAGGGCAGCGATCTTGAACTACATTTAATAGAGTTAAATACAACTATTCACGGACAAATTGAAGAAGCAAATTCGAATATTTTCAATATGGGACTTAAAGATCAGAGATCGCAAGTTATTAAAAGTTTTTTTGATACAGCACAAAGACCTGCTCAAGAATATAATCTAAATGTTTATTCCTCATATAGAAAACAGGGTTCTATTCCTTCAAAAAGGTTGGGACTATTAAGTTCCAAATTTAAAACTCAAAGAGATATAGTCAAAGGGAATATTTCAAAAAATATTAAAGAATTAAATTCATTATTTTCATTTAATTTAAGACTTAAAGAAATAGTGTATGACGTCGACATTTACAAATATCACGAGCTCACTCCAGACAAATCATTTCAAAGTGAGACATACTTTAGGGCCGATTTGAATAAAAATATTCCCAGACAAAAATTAATAAAACCCTGGATTGACACTATGGCCATCAAACTTACTGAGTCTTTTGAACCTCTAGAGACTTATTTTACTTTTTTTAATGCTGTCCGAGAATATAAGGTTATATATCCTCATTCAATTTCTCAAAAATCATTAGAAATGATTAGAGAGTTATTTCTTTTGAGACTTAGAATGGATCCAAGTTCACTATCAACTCCAATGTTATCTAAATACCTTATAGAAATTATTGATGATGGCCAAGATTCTTATGAAAGCTATCTGAGACAAATCTTTATTGGTTTGTCTCATCATGACAACACCTACGAATTGGTTTTGTTTGAATTATTAGAAAATCCAACAAAATATAAAATGCCAAATTCTATAATAAGTGAGCTTTTAGAAAATTCAATTAATATGGCCTTTGGAGTTTCCAAAGATAATCCAGAGATTGCTTTTAATTTCTTAAATAAATTATTAAGTAAAAATTTACTTGAAGGAGCTTCTTTGGAATTGTTTTTTGCAAATATTAAAAAACTTGCTCATGAAGATCCTACTCTTTTAGATCATCCTAAAATTGAAGATATCTTTAAAAACAATATTCAGTTATCAACATGGCTTGATAAAGTTTCAGATTTCTAATCAACATAAAAAAAGAACCCCCGCTTCATTCGAAGCGAGGGGGTCCTCTTTAATTGAGTTCTTATCGGTTCATTATCCGTTAATCAATTTCAAAGCAACGTTTGGAAATTGATTAGCTTGAGAAAGAACTGCCGCACCAGATTGAACAAGTATATTGTTTCTGGCCATATCAGCAGTTTCTGAAGCGACATCAACATCTCTAATTCGCGATTTTGCTGAACTAAGGTTTTCATCACTGATACCCAAAGTATTAATTGCTGAACTAAGTCTGTTTTGAGTCGCTCCAAGTTCAGATCTAACGCCGTTGATCTGTACAAGTGAGTCGTCAAGTTTTTTAAGCGCTGACTGAGCACCTTGCTTAGTCGCCACACTCTCGGCAGTAAGCCCGAGTGAGGCAAGTGTTGCGTCGGCCTCTGTTCCATCGTAACGAATTCTATCCAACACTGGATCATTTTTCGTTCCGATTTGAAATTCAAGCTGACCTCCAGTTCCATCAAGTAGCTTGGTTCCGTTAAAAGATGCACTTCTAGAAATTCTATCGATTTCATCTTTAAGCTGTTGGAACTCGATGTCTGAAAATCCACGCTCTGTATCTCCAACTGTGTCCGAAGCTGACTGAACAGCAAGTTCTCTAAGTCTAATAACGATGTTAGAAACTTCATTCAACCCACCTTCCGCAGTTTGGATTAACGAGATTGCATCCCCTGCATTTCTCGTTGCCTGTCTCACACTTCTAATTTCTGCACGCAAGTTTTCACTAATAGCTAAACCAGCTGCATCGTCACCCGCTCTCGTAATACGCTCACCTGATGACATTTTTCTTAAGTTGTCGTTAAGTCTTCCAGTAGTTACTGAAAGTGATCTTTGTGCCGTTAACGACGGTACGTTTGTGTTAATTCTTAAACCCATGGTTAATCTCCTTTAAACATGTAAAACCTCCTGTTTTATGCCCGAACTTCCTGTCCGAGTAGTTATTGTTAATTGTTATGATAAGAACTCTTGTTATGTAATCCAAGACTCTCACATTTGCAGAGTGCGAGGGCCTTAGCATAATCAAGTGTTAAAATTTAAAACACCCAAATAAACCTTCATATCAAATCCTTTTATGCTTAACCTTGAGAGGCAGCATTAATAAGTTGAATAGCATTTTTAGTGTACGAATTCGCTTGTGAAAGTACCGAAGTTCCGGCCTGCACAAGTATGCTGTTCTTAGTAAGTTCAGCAGTTTCTTTTGCTACATCTGCATCCCTCACCCGAGAGTTCGCGGCCGATAGGTTTTCTACACTAACGTTAATATTGTTTATCGTAGACTGCAGTCTGTTCTGAAGAGCACCAAAATCTGCTCGAATACCAGATACAGAAATAATCGCTTGGTCGATTGCCGATAATGAATTCTGTGAAGAAATTTTATCAGCGACAGATGCCAAATTTAAACCTAATGCAGCGATATTAACATCAGCACTAGATGCATCAAATGTAAGTCTGTCAGTAATCGGATCATTTCTGGTTCCAATTTGAATGTCGAAGACTGCTCCTGTACCATTTAATAATGGTACTCGGTTGAATTCTGTCGAGTTTGCAATACGATCAACTTCAGAAGTAAGTTGTTCGAACTCAACATTCAGAAATTTTCTTTCTGTACCACCGATCGTATCAGATGCAGCTTGAACAGAGAGTTCTCTAAGTCTAATAAGGATGTTTGAGACCTCGGCGAGAGCTCCTTCAGCGATTTGAACTAATGAAATACCGTCCTCGGCGTTTCTACCAGCTTGTCCCAAACCACGTATTTGAGCTTTGAGGTTCTCAGAGATTGCTAAACCAGCAGCGTCATCCCCGGCCCTATTGATCCGTTGTCCTGAAGACAACTTCTCAAGTGTCTTGTCCATTGCCAGACGCGTATTTCCCAAGTTTCTTTGGGCATTCAGCGAGGCAACGTTCGTATTAATTCGAAGTCCCATTTCAATCCTCCTTGATTACGGGTCTGGTAAAACTCCTTTTCACCAGCGAACTTAAAAGTTATAAAAAACTTTTTGTTCCTTCTTATGCCTTGTCGATTCAGCAAATGATTTCTTTATGAATTTGTATATTTTTTTTAATGTAGGCAAAAAGTATCTCTAGCAGTAGATGTAATTTCTTAAAATATTGAAACTAGGAGTTATTTTTCTTCTACATATTGTCATTTTCTTTGATTTTAGGGAAAATATTACCTATGAGAGAAGTTAAAAGTTTAAATCAGCATCCAGAATATTATGATCATTTGCTTATTTCACTAGAAGAATCTTTTAAGTATTCCAAAGAAAATCAATTCAAAATTGATTTTTATCCTCTAATGAGAAAAGAAAACTGGTCTAATTGTTTTATACTTCTTGAAGATGGTAAATTTGCAGGACATATAGGTGTTTTAGAAAAAAAAATGCTTGGACAGACTGTGGCCTTACTTGGTGGAATATTTATTTCAAGTGAATTTCAAGGTAAAGGTTTATTTTCTGACTTTATATTAAATGTTATTGATAATTTTCAAGATGCAGCGCTTTTTATACTCCATAGTGATCTTAGTGAGCTTTATAAAAAATTTGGATTCTACCTCTGTGGAGGTCAACTTCAAACAGGGACTGATGATATCAATATCAAAGCTCCACATGACTTTTTGAAAACAAAATTAAATAAACTCAGTTCATTTGAAATTGATCAGCTTGCAAATATTTATGATCAATCTATTGCGAAAAATTTTTTGACACTCGAAAGATCAAGAGCTGATTGGGAATTGTTAAAAAATATCACAAGTTCAGACCTATTCATAAAAAAAGATAGCGACGTTATCAAATCTTATTTTTTTGCAAACAAGGGATTTGATCTTCCTTCGATTATTCATGAAATCGGTCATATTTCAGGAGATATTTTACATATATTAAAAGACATCCATCAATACAAAGTCTGGGTTCCAGAACACTATACAGAGTTCTCAAACTCACAAGATTTAATGTATCTAGGTCTAATTAAAATTGGTAATATCAATAGTTTGAATCATATTCTCAAACAATTAACCCATAACGAAATTGAAATTCTAGATATTAGTTTTAGTAAAATAACAATTCGTCATTTAGATGAAAATCACGAACTTCCTATAGAAACTTTACTTGGAGGTTTGTTTGGACCTAACAGATATGAAGATTTAAAAAAATATCCACCTCTATATATCTCAGGTTTAGACTCGGTTTAATTTTTTTTATTTCTTAATTTTAATCTTTCAAAAATAATATTCAGAAAAACAAAAATAAATATAACAAAAGTTAATACTGCACCTGAGGGCCATTGTCCTAAATTTGATAAGGGTATAGGACCTATTTGATAGAGTGTTGCAACCAAAAGACCAAGTGAAGTTAGACAGTAACCAACGATAAGTACACTTGTTGCAATATTTTGATAAGCTTGAATCTGTCCCTTAACTTCAATTGGAACAGAATAATTATTTTTTGAAATATCTTTTAAAAACCATTTTAAATGCCTCGGAAATATTCTGTAGATTGATGTCAGATCTCTTGCGGCCCAGATCGATTCTTCAATGACATCTTCCTTAGTAAAAGAATTCTTTATTAATACTTTTATATCTTTTTCTAGTGCTGAAAATATATCGAAATCAATCCCTAGTGATTTCCCTACCCCATCAAGTGTGATAAAGGCCCTAAAAACAACAAACCACTCCCGGGGTAGAAAGATTTCATGTTCACTCAATGTTTTGACAACGGCCCTTAAGGCCTGGGAAAAATTAGTTTGGGCGATTGTTAAACCTACAAAAGGAGAAAGTGCCTCTCTCACATCTCCAATCAGAACATCAACTTCGGGAGTCCTATCGTACTCTGCTACATCGAGAAATTCATAGACTAAATTTTCATAATTGTAAGAAATCAATGCAAAAATGATAGCGACAAAATTCAATCGATTCTTTTTGCTAAGATTTCCCATAAGTCCAAAATCAATAAGTGCTATTTTTCCATCTTTCTGGTAGAAGAAATTACCACCATGCAAATCTGCATGGAAAAATCCATCATTTAAAAATGTTCTTAGAAATAAATCTACACCCTTCTCTAATTTAGGAGTGATTTCTTCTATTAACGGAGAAATCTTCTGTTGATCACTAAATGGTATTCCATCAACATATTCCATAATTAAAACGTTTTCCCTACTAAGTTCCTTATATACTTTTGGAATATAGAAAACATTTTCAGTATCATGCTCGGCCAAATTATTTTTTAGCCTTGTCCCGTTTAAGGCCTCAATATGAAAATTAAGCTCATTTTGTATACTAAAAGAAAAATCTCTTATAATTCTAGTTACTCCCAAATATTTTATCTCAGGGCCAAGCTTTTCAAGTTGAGAGGCCAAAAAATGTAAAATTGCAATGTCGGTTTGAATAACTTTACTAATTCCTGGACGTCTAATTTTTATAACAACGTTTTCACCTGTTTTAAGTTTCCCCTTAAAAACGACACCTATAGAAGCTGTGCCAATTGCCTCTTCGTGAATAGATTCAAAAATATCATCCAGATTTCCAAACTCTTGAACTAAAAGAGGTTTTAAAGTAGAATAAGGAACTCCTTTGACTTTATCCCTAAGATCTTTCATCTCATTGATAAATCCTTGATCAAAAATGTCTTCTCGTGAACTTAGAATTTGTCCGAGTTTTATAAATGTTGGGCCTAATTCTTCAAAACAATCTTTTAAGCGCTTACCCACAATTTCAGGCCACTCTTTTTGGGACCTTTCTGCCAGTTCATCTCTTAATCCTCGTTTGGACTTTGGAATAACAAAGTCTGGTAACCCTGATTGAATACCAAGTCCAATAAACTCACTAAAGCCATGTTTTGCAAATACGGAAAGAATTTCTTTTAAACGGGTAACATTCTTAAAGGTCTTACTGATATCAATTCCTGTTTGAATAATTCCCATTTAAAAATCCTTTGGTTTATTGATTTTGATATTAAGATAATATCTCTTTTGATAAGTTATGGGTATGTTTCAGAAAATCCTCATTCTTTTATTATTTGTATCTTTGACACTTAAGGGATGGTGCGTTGAAATCTGTAGCCGTACAGCAGTTATCAATGGACAAAAAATATTAGTTGATCTCAATAGTGGCCAAAAAGGCGAAGGCCTACGCTTTTATATAGAAAAAGATGAAAAAGCTTTAAGCTATCTAAACCTCTATCAAAAAGAAAACCAAAAAAAATGGCCTTACATTACCCTTGGCAGCATCACTTTAGGTTCTTTTTTAGCACTGGCCGTCAATGATTTCGATCGATCTGAAAAAAATATTTTGATCGGGGCCGGAATACTATCACTTGTGTTTAATATTTCGCTCAATAGATTTTCTTCGCGTCAAAATGAAAAAAACCTGATTCGGGCCATTGAGGAATATAATCGCAGAAATCTTCCAAAAATAGACTTCAAATCAGACACAAATGTAGGTAGAGTCCACTCTCAGGGTGGATTCTCACTTGGAACGCAGTGGAGTTTTTAGAGGTTTTATGAGCGACAAAGTTAATTGTTATAAATGTGGAAATGAGTTAAGGGCATTTACACCGGGGATGCGGGTAAGTCGTTCAGATGAATGTGAACATTGTTATGCTTCATTGAGATGTTGTAAGATGTGTGAATTTTTTGACGAGTCGTCTTACAATGAGTGCAGAGAGCCTGTGGCCCAAAGAATTGTGGATAAGGAAAAGGTAAACTTTTGCGACTATTATAAATTCATTTCACAAAATAAGAGTGAAATGAAATCTAAAGAAGACATGTTCAGTGCAGCTGACGCGCTCTTTAAAAAATAATCAAATAGGAAAAATTATGAAAGAAAAACCAATCACAAAAGAAGGCAGAGATAGAATTCAGATAGAATTAAATCAACTTATAAAAGTCGATAGGGAAGAAATTAAAACTGCAATTGCCGAGGCCAGAGCACTTGGAGATCTGAAGGAAAATGCCGAATATCATTCTGCAAAAGAAAAACAATCCCTTATAGAAGGGAGAATTATGGAATTACAAAGTATTATCTCACAATCTAAAGTCATTGATGTTACAAGTATCGATAGTGATAAAATCATTTTTGGAGCAACAGTATCTCTATACGATCCGGAAAAAGAAAAATCTCTTACTTATAAAATTGTTGGAGAAGATGAAGCAGATATTTCACTTGGTCAGATCTCTTACAACTCTCCCTTAGGAAAAGCTCTCATCGGTAAGGAGGAAGGTGATGAAATCATCGTTAAGGCCCCAAAAGGAGACATTACCTACGAAATTGAGTCGTTTGAATATAAATAGTCCTGAGTGGAATTTACCTTTAACATTACTCACTAAAAACAAACCATCGGCCACGATAAAATCTTTAAATGAAGTCGGTTTAAACACACTTTATGATTTATTGTGGATCGTTCCTTTAAGAGTCGAACTACTACCAGAGGCCTGTGCATTCTCGATGGCCACGCCGGATCATTACTTTCAGGGGGAAGGTGAAATTCTCTCGATAAGAGTAAGTAAAAATTATCATCACAAAGGAAAAAAACAAACCTCTCTTCAAAATATAAATATCCTAGTAAAAGATTTAAATTCCTCAAAGATGTTAGAACTGAAGTGGTTTAACACTTATCCTTCAGTAGTCAAAAAATTAGAAAGTCTTAAGTCAATTCGATTTATGGGAAAGATTAGCTTGTATAACAACTCACTTCAGGTGATCAATCCTGAAGTTCTTGAATTAAAGGAAAAATTTAATACTGAAGAGCTGCAAGTCGTTTATCCGACAATAAATAAAATAAAACCGAGCTTACTAAAGAAGTTGATGGATAAAATTCCTATGCGTATGTGGAATGAAATCCCTGATTATCTTTCAAATGAAGAATTACTTGCAAGAGGATTTCTTTGTCTTTCTGAAAGTTTTAAAATTTTGCACGGCAAGATTAAAAGTAAAAACCAATATGATCTGGCCCAAAAACGAATCATTTATGAAGAGTTCTTCCAAGAACAATTAAAAGTGTATCTAAGAAAACAAAAAGTTATTGTGAAAAAATGTACACCTTGGGCCTTAAGTGATCATCACAAAAAGATTTTAATTGCATCTTTTCCGTATGATCTAACTTCAGATCAGCTACGTGCATTCGATGATATTATGAAAGATCTAGCTTCAGGGCATCCTATGATGAGACTTATTCAAGGGGATGTTGGTTGTGGAAAAACGACGGTTGCAATACTGGCCAGTGTTATTGCATTTCTAAATTCCAAACAGTCGGCCCTAATGTCGCCTACTGAGGCATTAGCACTCCAACACTTTAATACTTTAAATCAATATTTGGAAAATTCTCCTTTAGATATTCAAGTTTCATTACTATTAGGTTCAACTTCCCAAAAAGAAAAAAAAGAGATTTTGCATAAATTATATTCGGGAGATATTCACATTGTTGTTGGTACACATTCTTTGTTTCAAGATAGTGTTCTTTTTAAAGATCTGGGCCTAGCTATTATTGATGAACAACACAAGTTTGGCGTTGAGCAAAGAAACAAACTCGTGGGCAAGGGCCCTCTGGTTCATACCCTCATTATGACGGCAACCCCAATACCTAGGTCCCTTTGTCTGACGCAATATGGTGATTTAGATATTTCAGTGATTAAATCATTACCCTCAGGTAGAAAAGGGCATAAAACAAGAATAGTTCTCCCACATAATTATGAGAAGTTTTTGAGTTTTATTAAGACAAGAATTTCTCTAGGAGAACAGGCCTATGTTGTCACTCCGGCAATAGAAGACAATCCAGAGATGGATATGGTAGCACTTGAAGAAGTTTTTAAAAAGTTCAAGCAATTATTTAGTAATATTGAAATTAATATTCTCCATGGAAAGTTATCTTCTGAAGAAAAAAAAGTTGCAATAAATGATTTCGAAAAGGGAAAAACTCAAATATTAATTTCAACAAGTGTCGTTGAAGTTGGGATAGATGTTCCGAATGCAACGATTATGGCAATTATGAGTCCTGAACGTTTTGGATTAAGTTCTCTTCATCAGCTTAGAGGACGTGTTGGGAGAGGACATCTTCCAGGTTTTTGTTTTCTCGTTTGTGAAAAAAAAATATCAAACGAGTCAATATATCGCTTAAAAATTATTGAAAATAACACTGATGGCTTTTTAATAGCAGAAGAAGATCTAAGAATTCGTGGGCAGGGTGATTTATTTGGAACATCCCAATCAGGTCTCGTCACAAACAAAAGACTTGCAAATATTATTACAAATAGTGATATATTAAACACAGCAAAAAATGACTCTCAGGTATTTATTGATGAATTAAGACCAAATATTACTCAAATGCTGGCAAATATTAGTAGAGATAAGATGATTTATTCAACAATTTAAGGAAAAAGATGATTAAGTTCAAAATTTTAAAATCTCCAGACTTAGATCATTTGTATCGTGAATTTGTATCAACGAAAATGTTTTTTACTCTCGGAAAATCCTTAAAATGCGATTTAATAATTGATGACCCGGGGATTTTAAAAGAGCACCTTCATTTTTTTGATACTAAAAAAGGATTGGTTATTAAAAGCACTCAACAAAATGCCTATTTTTTGTCGAATGGGAAAAAAATGTCAGGAATAAAAACACATAAAGTAGATGACATTTTTCAAGTTGGAGAAACTTTAATTAAGATTATTCAATATGATTCAAGAGCAAAAAAAAATACTGATATCGCCCAAGAATTAAAAGTGAAATATGAAAATCTTGCAAATGAAGAAAACGATTCATATGAATTGATTCATACTCTCGAACAAGAAATGCTTAACCTTCAATCTATTTATAAAGAGGAAGAGTTATCATGATCGAAAATGGACATCCAAATTATTTTTTTACGCAAGATAGTACAAGGATTTTTTATAATACAAATTTTGATGTGGGCAAAATTAATACTGAAGAACGTATTTTAGTTTTTAATTACGGCCTACTTTGCAGTAATCACCACTGGATATATCAAATACCCTATTTCGAACAAAGGGGATTTAAAATATTACTTCATGACTACAGAGGGCATTTTAATTCTTCAGGTATTCATAATCTCGACAAAATAAATTTCGATCATATAGTAGAGGATTTAGAGCAACTCTTAAAACATATAGGTGCTAAAAATGTTATTCTCTTTGGCCATTCAATGGGAGTGAATGTTTCATTAGAATATGCTAAAAGATTTCCTCAGTTCGTAGATGGTTTGGTACTTATATCCGGAACAGTATTTCCTCCACATGACATAATGTTTGATAGTAATATAATAGATCTTG
The nucleotide sequence above comes from Halobacteriovoraceae bacterium. Encoded proteins:
- a CDS encoding alpha/beta hydrolase; amino-acid sequence: MIENGHPNYFFTQDSTRIFYNTNFDVGKINTEERILVFNYGLLCSNHHWIYQIPYFEQRGFKILLHDYRGHFNSSGIHNLDKINFDHIVEDLEQLLKHIGAKNVILFGHSMGVNVSLEYAKRFPQFVDGLVLISGTVFPPHDIMFDSNIIDLVAPYVEKFIETYPSLVSKFWSSGYKNPIIQHFIKQGGFNSKQVSIEYVQTYLKKMGELDHRLFIKLINQMRDHDIINHLEEISVPTLIVGGDKDKVIPNYLQNILHKYIIDSELYIVNGGSHVPQADFPDSINDRIYHFLKKFN
- a CDS encoding ATP-dependent DNA helicase RecG, which translates into the protein MKSSLRPQKETLPTKLSRLNINSPEWNLPLTLLTKNKPSATIKSLNEVGLNTLYDLLWIVPLRVELLPEACAFSMATPDHYFQGEGEILSIRVSKNYHHKGKKQTSLQNINILVKDLNSSKMLELKWFNTYPSVVKKLESLKSIRFMGKISLYNNSLQVINPEVLELKEKFNTEELQVVYPTINKIKPSLLKKLMDKIPMRMWNEIPDYLSNEELLARGFLCLSESFKILHGKIKSKNQYDLAQKRIIYEEFFQEQLKVYLRKQKVIVKKCTPWALSDHHKKILIASFPYDLTSDQLRAFDDIMKDLASGHPMMRLIQGDVGCGKTTVAILASVIAFLNSKQSALMSPTEALALQHFNTLNQYLENSPLDIQVSLLLGSTSQKEKKEILHKLYSGDIHIVVGTHSLFQDSVLFKDLGLAIIDEQHKFGVEQRNKLVGKGPLVHTLIMTATPIPRSLCLTQYGDLDISVIKSLPSGRKGHKTRIVLPHNYEKFLSFIKTRISLGEQAYVVTPAIEDNPEMDMVALEEVFKKFKQLFSNIEINILHGKLSSEEKKVAINDFEKGKTQILISTSVVEVGIDVPNATIMAIMSPERFGLSSLHQLRGRVGRGHLPGFCFLVCEKKISNESIYRLKIIENNTDGFLIAEEDLRIRGQGDLFGTSQSGLVTNKRLANIITNSDILNTAKNDSQVFIDELRPNITQMLANISRDKMIYSTI
- a CDS encoding flagellin FliC, whose amino-acid sequence is MGLRINTNVPSLTAQRSLSVTTGRLNDNLRKMSSGERITRAGDDAAGLAISENLRAEIRSVRQATRNAGDAISLIQTAEGGLNEVSNIVIRLRELAVQSASDTVGDTERGFSDIEFQQLKDEIDRISRSASFNGTKLLDGTGGQLEFQIGTKNDPVLDRIRYDGTEADATLASLGLTAESVATKQGAQSALKKLDDSLVQINGVRSELGATQNRLSSAINTLGISDENLSSAKSRIRDVDVASETADMARNNILVQSGAAVLSQANQFPNVALKLING
- a CDS encoding AarF/ABC1/UbiB kinase family protein gives rise to the protein MGIIQTGIDISKTFKNVTRLKEILSVFAKHGFSEFIGLGIQSGLPDFVIPKSKRGLRDELAERSQKEWPEIVGKRLKDCFEELGPTFIKLGQILSSREDIFDQGFINEMKDLRDKVKGVPYSTLKPLLVQEFGNLDDIFESIHEEAIGTASIGVVFKGKLKTGENVVIKIRRPGISKVIQTDIAILHFLASQLEKLGPEIKYLGVTRIIRDFSFSIQNELNFHIEALNGTRLKNNLAEHDTENVFYIPKVYKELSRENVLIMEYVDGIPFSDQQKISPLIEEITPKLEKGVDLFLRTFLNDGFFHADLHGGNFFYQKDGKIALIDFGLMGNLSKKNRLNFVAIIFALISYNYENLVYEFLDVAEYDRTPEVDVLIGDVREALSPFVGLTIAQTNFSQALRAVVKTLSEHEIFLPREWFVVFRAFITLDGVGKSLGIDFDIFSALEKDIKVLIKNSFTKEDVIEESIWAARDLTSIYRIFPRHLKWFLKDISKNNYSVPIEVKGQIQAYQNIATSVLIVGYCLTSLGLLVATLYQIGPIPLSNLGQWPSGAVLTFVIFIFVFLNIIFERLKLRNKKN
- a CDS encoding GNAT family N-acetyltransferase, whose protein sequence is MREVKSLNQHPEYYDHLLISLEESFKYSKENQFKIDFYPLMRKENWSNCFILLEDGKFAGHIGVLEKKMLGQTVALLGGIFISSEFQGKGLFSDFILNVIDNFQDAALFILHSDLSELYKKFGFYLCGGQLQTGTDDINIKAPHDFLKTKLNKLSSFEIDQLANIYDQSIAKNFLTLERSRADWELLKNITSSDLFIKKDSDVIKSYFFANKGFDLPSIIHEIGHISGDILHILKDIHQYKVWVPEHYTEFSNSQDLMYLGLIKIGNINSLNHILKQLTHNEIEILDISFSKITIRHLDENHELPIETLLGGLFGPNRYEDLKKYPPLYISGLDSV
- the greA gene encoding transcription elongation factor GreA; this translates as MKEKPITKEGRDRIQIELNQLIKVDREEIKTAIAEARALGDLKENAEYHSAKEKQSLIEGRIMELQSIISQSKVIDVTSIDSDKIIFGATVSLYDPEKEKSLTYKIVGEDEADISLGQISYNSPLGKALIGKEEGDEIIVKAPKGDITYEIESFEYK
- a CDS encoding flagellin FliC, coding for MGLRINTNVASLNAQRNLGNTRLAMDKTLEKLSSGQRINRAGDDAAGLAISENLKAQIRGLGQAGRNAEDGISLVQIAEGALAEVSNILIRLRELSVQAASDTIGGTERKFLNVEFEQLTSEVDRIANSTEFNRVPLLNGTGAVFDIQIGTRNDPITDRLTFDASSADVNIAALGLNLASVADKISSQNSLSAIDQAIISVSGIRADFGALQNRLQSTINNINVSVENLSAANSRVRDADVAKETAELTKNSILVQAGTSVLSQANSYTKNAIQLINAASQG